One region of Thunnus albacares chromosome 20, fThuAlb1.1, whole genome shotgun sequence genomic DNA includes:
- the LOC122970668 gene encoding glucagon receptor-like codes for MHRTQDIMALICLLFLELPMFEMASGKVLEETYRKWVQYKEDCIKMIGNEPLPQASVFCNRSFDRYACWPDTPAGSMVNISCPFYLPWYYKVSHGVVRRRCGTDGFWVRDDSGQVWRDMTQCEEEEEVTSQELWFKQLMVSFRMLYTVGYSLSLFMLIMAVIILLSFRKLHCTRNYIHANLFLSFILRAVSVIVKDTMLERHWGKEIMKQTDVSDMLSHQAALGCRVAQVMMQYCVLANHYWFFGEAIYLYSVLIASVFIDNNKNLPYICLGWGTPLLFVVPWVVMKLLNENNECWAVNENMNYWWIIRFPILFASLINFLIFMKIVKVILSKLRASNQSGYPDYKLRLAKATLTLIPLFGIHEVIFIFATDEQTTGVLRYIKVFFTLFLNSFQGFLVAVLYCYANKEVRTELKRKLRSWRIEAEIVCCGQ; via the exons ATGCACAGGACACAAGACATTATGGCTTTGATCTGTCTGCTGTTTCTCGAACTGCCAATG TTTGAGATGGCCAGTGGGAAAGTCTTAGAAGAGACTTATCGGAAGTGGGTCCAGTATAAAGAAGACTGTATCAAAATGATTGGAAATGAGCCGCTCCCTCAAG CGAGCGTGTTCTGTAACAGATCATTTGACAGATACGCCTGCTGGCCAGATACTCCTGCCGGCTCTATGGTCAACATCTCCTGTCCTTTCTACCTACCCTGGTATTACAAAG TGTCCCACGGTGTTGTGCGTCGGCGGTGTGGCACTGATGGTTTCTGGGTGAGGGACGACAGcgggcaggtgtggagggacATGACACAgtgtgaagaggaagaagaggtcaCATCTCAGGAG ctgtGGTTCAAACAATTGATGGTGAGCTTCAGGATGTTGTACACTGTTGGCTATTCCTTGTCCCTCTTCATGCTCATAATGGCTGTCATCATTCTTCTGAGCTTTAG AAAACTGCATTGCACAAGGAACTACATTCACGCTAacctcttcctgtccttcatcctGCGAGCTGTGTCCGTCATCGTTAAAGACACCATGCTAGAACGCCACTGGGGAAAGGAAATCATGAAACAGACCGATGTGAGTGACATGCTCAGCCACCAG GCTGCTCTTGGCTGCAGGGTAGCACAGGTGATGATGCAGTACTGTGTTCTGGCCAATCACTACTGGTTCTTTGGAGAAGCTATTTATTTGTACTCTGTGCTTATTGCCTCAGTTTTCAtcgacaacaacaaaaacttgCCTTACATCTGTCTTGGCTGGG GAACCCCACTTCTATTTGTGGTCCCCTGGGTAGTGATGAAGCTATTGAACGAAAACAAcga GTGTTGGGCCgtcaatgagaacatgaacTACTGGTGGATCATTCGTTTCCCAATTCTTTTTGCTTCACTA ATCAACTTTCTAATTTTCATGAAGATCGTGAAGGTTATTCTTTCCAAATTGCGAGCCAGCAACCAGAGTGGATACCCTGATTACAAACTTCG GCTTGCCAAAGCAACCCTTACTCTCATTCCTCTATTTGGGATTCATGAGGTCATATTCATCTTTGCTACAGATGAGCAGACTACAGGTGTTCTGCGCTACATTAAAGTCTTCTTCACCCTTTTTCTCAATTCATTTCAG GGCTTTCTGGTGGCTGTTCTCTACTGCTATGCCAATAAAGAG GTGAGGACAGAGCTGAAGAGGAAGTTGCGCAGCTGGAGGATAGAGGCAGAGATAGTATGCTGTGGACAGTGA